One Cuculus canorus isolate bCucCan1 chromosome 1, bCucCan1.pri, whole genome shotgun sequence DNA segment encodes these proteins:
- the TAPBPL gene encoding tapasin-related protein isoform X1, whose product MAGGLELVCGALLLLAAGPAKAPTPVPPFRRADIALSCSYLEENTKATMHAFGSLSSERPATLVLRNISVRDGQNLDEITEYKVPQKNPVSSSPIVFEASAQSVSIPHAESLLHADCDEEVNCKISPYSLQQAGEGPCHASWFMATLQLSSGISITLVLRGPLCSSQEDDATLHPKLRIPMSEEGTLLTTVEMQLSSHNTFLRTHLGSTITLDCHFELAPSSSLSSLEWRRQHQGSSHSLFQYQEGNTGPEVQPKVHVDVAELLGSGDASFSLQGVSVEDEGTYICGVSTLLHQAQLIIQLHVAEPPRVHVTPAAVSFEGGVTATLTCTIAGYYPLDVSVSWTQKTPEDDMEIPLPNTHFSSHQRSQDGTYSITSYLSISSATAQAPAIYSCHVSHAALAEPISVSAHLKAPEQTESERLLGAFIATIIFIIVLFIVLRRRAAKPKSEQLLRASE is encoded by the exons ATGGCCGGGGGGCTGGAGCTGGTGTGcggggctctgctgctgctggccgCAG GACCAGCAAAAGCTCCCACACCAGTGCCTCCGTTTCGCAGAGCAGATATCGCCCTGAGCTGCTCCTActtggaagaaaatacaaaagccaCAATGCATGCCTTTGGCAGCTTGTCCTCCGAGCGTCCTGCTACCCTTGTGCTGAGGAACATCAGCGTCAGAGATGGTCAGAACTTAGATGAAATAACTGAGTACAAAGTCCCACAGAAAAAtcctgtctcctcttctcccattGTCTTTGAAGCCTCAG CACAGTCAGTATCCATCCCACATGCAGAGTCCCTGCTGCATGCAGATTGTGATGAGGAGGTGAACTGCAAGATCTCCCCGTACAGCTTGCAGCAGGCTGGTGAGGGGCCCTGCCATGCCTCCTGGTTCATGGCCaccctgcagctctccagcgGGATCAGTATCACCCTGGTGCTCAGAGGACcgctctgcagcagccaggaggaCGATGCAACACTGCACCCAAAGCTGAGGATTCCTATGAGTGAAGAAGGGACATTGCTGACCACAG TTGAAATGCAATTGTCATCACACAATACTTTCTTGCGCACACATCTTGGCAGCACAATCACCCTCGACTGCCACTTTGAGCTGGCTCCCAGCTCTTCACTGTCCTCCCTGGAGTGGAGGAGGCAGCACCAAGGCAGCAGCCATAGCCTCTTCCAGTACCAGGAGGGGAACACAGGCCCAGAAGTGCAGCCAAAAGTCCATGTGGATGTAGCTGAGCTCCTGGGGAGCGGAGACGCATCGTTTAGCCTGCAAGGAGTGAGCGTGGAAGATGAAGGGACATACATCTGTGGGGTGTCCACCCTGCTGCACCAGGCCCAGCTTATCATCCAGCTGCATGTGGCAG AGCCTCCAAGAGTTCATGTCACTCCGGCAGCGGTGTCATTTGAGGGAGGTGTGACGGCTACTCTGACCTGCACCATTGCTGGCTATTATCCCCTGGATGTCTCAGTGAGCTGGACACAGAAGACTCCCGAAGATGACATGGAAATCCCCCTCCCAAACACACATTTCTCCAGCCACCAGCGAAGCCAAGATGGCACATACAGCATCACATCCTACCTCAGCATCAGCTCAGCCACAGCGCAGGCACCAGCCATCTACAGCTGTCATGTTTCACATGCGGCCCTGGCAGAGCCCATTTCTGTGAGTGCCCATCTTAAGGCACCAG agcaaACAGAATCAGAAAGATTGCTGGGGGCTTTCATTGCTACCATCATTTTCATCATTGTCCTCTTCATTGTGCTCAGGAGAAGAGCAG cTAAACCAAAGTCTGAGCAGCTTCTAAGGGCTTCAGAATAG
- the TAPBPL gene encoding tapasin-related protein isoform X2: protein MAGGLELVCGALLLLAAGPAKAPTPVPPFRRADIALSCSYLEENTKATMHAFGSLSSERPATLVLRNISVRDGQNLDEITEYKVPQKNPVSSSPIVFEASAQSVSIPHAESLLHADCDEEVNCKISPYSLQQAGEGPCHASWFMATLQLSSGISITLVLRGPLCSSQEDDATLHPKLRIPMSEEGTLLTTVEMQLSSHNTFLRTHLGSTITLDCHFELAPSSSLSSLEWRRQHQGSSHSLFQYQEGNTGPEVQPKVHVDVAELLGSGDASFSLQGVSVEDEGTYICGVSTLLHQAQLIIQLHVAEPPRVHVTPAAVSFEGGVTATLTCTIAGYYPLDVSVSWTQKTPEDDMEIPLPNTHFSSHQRSQDGTYSITSYLSISSATAQSKQNQKDCWGLSLLPSFSSLSSSLCSGEEQLNQSLSSF from the exons ATGGCCGGGGGGCTGGAGCTGGTGTGcggggctctgctgctgctggccgCAG GACCAGCAAAAGCTCCCACACCAGTGCCTCCGTTTCGCAGAGCAGATATCGCCCTGAGCTGCTCCTActtggaagaaaatacaaaagccaCAATGCATGCCTTTGGCAGCTTGTCCTCCGAGCGTCCTGCTACCCTTGTGCTGAGGAACATCAGCGTCAGAGATGGTCAGAACTTAGATGAAATAACTGAGTACAAAGTCCCACAGAAAAAtcctgtctcctcttctcccattGTCTTTGAAGCCTCAG CACAGTCAGTATCCATCCCACATGCAGAGTCCCTGCTGCATGCAGATTGTGATGAGGAGGTGAACTGCAAGATCTCCCCGTACAGCTTGCAGCAGGCTGGTGAGGGGCCCTGCCATGCCTCCTGGTTCATGGCCaccctgcagctctccagcgGGATCAGTATCACCCTGGTGCTCAGAGGACcgctctgcagcagccaggaggaCGATGCAACACTGCACCCAAAGCTGAGGATTCCTATGAGTGAAGAAGGGACATTGCTGACCACAG TTGAAATGCAATTGTCATCACACAATACTTTCTTGCGCACACATCTTGGCAGCACAATCACCCTCGACTGCCACTTTGAGCTGGCTCCCAGCTCTTCACTGTCCTCCCTGGAGTGGAGGAGGCAGCACCAAGGCAGCAGCCATAGCCTCTTCCAGTACCAGGAGGGGAACACAGGCCCAGAAGTGCAGCCAAAAGTCCATGTGGATGTAGCTGAGCTCCTGGGGAGCGGAGACGCATCGTTTAGCCTGCAAGGAGTGAGCGTGGAAGATGAAGGGACATACATCTGTGGGGTGTCCACCCTGCTGCACCAGGCCCAGCTTATCATCCAGCTGCATGTGGCAG AGCCTCCAAGAGTTCATGTCACTCCGGCAGCGGTGTCATTTGAGGGAGGTGTGACGGCTACTCTGACCTGCACCATTGCTGGCTATTATCCCCTGGATGTCTCAGTGAGCTGGACACAGAAGACTCCCGAAGATGACATGGAAATCCCCCTCCCAAACACACATTTCTCCAGCCACCAGCGAAGCCAAGATGGCACATACAGCATCACATCCTACCTCAGCATCAGCTCAGCCACAGCGCAG agcaaACAGAATCAGAAAGATTGCTGGGGGCTTTCATTGCTACCATCATTTTCATCATTGTCCTCTTCATTGTGCTCAGGAGAAGAGCAG cTAAACCAAAGTCTGAGCAGCTTCTAA